From Montipora foliosa isolate CH-2021 chromosome 6, ASM3666993v2, whole genome shotgun sequence, a single genomic window includes:
- the LOC138007377 gene encoding uncharacterized protein encodes MCRIRGRTSRCVRKGLNFSNLEGQFHEAVQEVQRQDIACSICHKVCKSKRGLSIHMNAKHKENDDEDIQEQSGQRTAFTADTLIDLVNDLKTTISKKKVFTTAMRDEISSYRFNISEGSKEFEVLQSIFDGLTKNGNAEKFYSKYYANIALHATTYFPGLSRNSSTLLATKLADRLLAYRKESLSPVDINEIKKSLQEKEISGLQYLGGYVLQNLHNKHRASKNWKSTESQQAMSLLTACKEESSKINESQKLIASLTRGGLWNPTKKAQKIFTRAEHYFRNNKTGQCQRFININSMVENCCKDTEVVAFFNDIVSESSLEIDKRISKDMLQNIINLFLHVRSFSFAKDVIQKHKIKQKQVKAKSLREEIKRASGGKDGREP; translated from the exons ATGTGTAGGATTAGAGGGAGGACTAGCAGGTGTGTACGAAAGGGTCTGAATTTTTCGAACTTGGAAGGTCAATTTCACGAAGCTGTACAGGAG GTGCAAAGACAAGACATAGCTTGCAGCATATGtcacaaagtttgcaaaagtaaACGAGGTCTCAGCATACACATGAATGCTAAACACAAAGAAAACGACGATGAAGATATACAAGAACAATCAGGACAGAGAACTGCATTTACAGCCGATACCTTGATCGATCTGGTGAACGACTTGAAAACGACAATAAGCAAAAAGAAAGTCTTCACAACCGCCATGCGAGACGAAATATCATCCTACCGATTTAACATTAGCGAGGGATCGAAAGAGTTTGAAGTTCTACAGTCTATTTTTGATGGACTTACAAAAAATGGAAACGCTGAAAAGTTTTATTCGAAGTATTACGCTAATATAGCGTTACATGCTACCACATACTTCCCGGGGCTGTCACGCAATTCATCAACATTGCTAGCAACAAAACTTGCAGATCGACTCCTGGCCTACAGGAAAGAATCGCTTTCACCTGTTGATATTAATGAAATCAAAAAATCCTTGCAAGAGAAAGAGATTTCTGGTCTACAGTATCTTGGGGGTTATGTTTTGCAAAATTTACACAACAAACACAGAGCATCTAAGAATTGGAAATCAACAGAAAGTCAACAAGCAATGTCTTTATTAACAGCATGCAAAGAAGAATCAAGTAAGATCAATGAGTCACAGAAACTTATTGCATCATTAACCCGTGGGGGATTGTGGAACCCAACTAAAAAAGCCCAGAAGATATTTACGAGGGCAGAACATTATTTTAGAAACAATAAAACTGGGCAATGTCAAAGATTCATAAATATTAATAGTATGGTTGAGAACTGTTGCAAAGATACAGAGGTGGTTGCCTTTTTCAATGATATAGTGTCTGAATCGTCACTGGAGATTGATAAAAGAATTAGTAAAGATATGTTGCAGAACATTATTAACTTGTTTTTACATGTGCGCTCATTTTCATTTGCAAAAGATGTCATTCAGAAGCataaaatcaaacaaaagcaAGTGAAAGCTAAGTCCCTGAGAGAGGAAATTAAGAGGGCAAGTGGAGGAAAGGATGGCAGAGAACCATAG
- the LOC138005575 gene encoding tachykinin-like peptides receptor 99D yields MEYLNHTSNATASYDLEYEEGGNEEAIEEVNAVTKIVIVGAYVIIFLFALVGNSLIIHIVRTCGNLRKNPFNWLLVNTAAADLVDVMTASAFSIPYFLCGDCWVSGIFGALLCKLIPFFLVVSICTSIWTLTVIAADRYLAIVCIGREPLSQKAVMRFIVAVWLFSGVVCCGQLYKFKAELSEEMEPLCEPKWNEDEEISTLLHKVEMIVRVIITYSLPLLIMAALYSLIAFHLRRHETPGSLSRRQKAFVKQVQKRRGVIKMMIITVTLFAVCWLPVHINHIMAEFYFDTFDNIPRILIWLMSWFAHANSAIHPWLFIIFSENLRMETKRIFQILWCKKPSQLKDQNRGTSLVQGVGYFIQGAKDGTSNVEFLTSRYLTSSHSNTKL; encoded by the coding sequence ATGGAATACTTAAATCACACGTCCAACGCAACAGCGAGTTATGACCTAGAGTATGAGGAAGGTGGTAACGAAGAAGCAATAGAAGAAGTCAATGCTGTGACCAAGATAGTCATAGTTGGTGCTTATGTCATAATTTTCTTGTTCGCACTTGTCGGTAACTCTCTTATCATACATATTGTGCGCACGTGCGGTAACCTCCGCAAAAATCCGTTCAACTGGCTTTTAGTCAACACAGCTGCTGCTGATCTGGTCGATGTCATGACAGCGTCGGCTTTTTCGATCCCATATTTTCTTTGTGGAGACTGTTGGGTATCGGGAATATTTGGAGCATTGCTTTGCAAGCTGATTCCATTTTTCTTGGTCGTATCTATTTGTACGTCCATATGGACGCTGACGGTCATTGCCGCTGATCGATATCTAGCCATTGTGTGCATTGGGAGGGAGCCACTGTCACAGAAAGCCGTGATGCGCTTCATCGTCGCCGTTTGGCTGTTTTCTGGTGTGGTATGTTGTGGACAGTTGTACAAATTCAAAGCAGAACTATCAGAGGAAATGGAGCCTTTATGTGAACCAAAGTGGAACGAGGATGAAGAAATCTCCACTCTTTTACACAAGGTCGAAATGATTGTAAGAGTAATCATCACCTACTCGCTCCCACTTCTCATCATGGCCGCTCTGTACTCGCTGATCGCATTCCACCTACGGAGACACGAGACTCCTGGAAGTCTTAGCCGTCGACAAAAAGCTTTTGTCAAGCAAGTTCAAAAACGGCGAGGGGTGATcaagatgatgataataacagtCACTCTATTTGCAGTTTGTTGGCTTCCAGTGCACATAAATCACATAATGGCAGAGTTTTATTTCGATACCTTCGACAATATACCCAGAATTTTGATATGGCTGATGTCTTGGTTTGCGCATGCGAATTCAGCAATTCACCCTTGGCTGTTTATTATCTTCAGCGAAAATCTAAGAATGGAGACGAAACGAATATTTCAAATACTTTGGTGTAAAAAGCCGAGCCAGTTGAAGGATCAAAATCGTGGTACCTCATTGGTGCAGGGTGTGGGGTATTTTATTCAGGGGGCAAAAGACGGTACATCCAACGTCGAGTTTCTTACCTCGAGGTATCTTACATCATCGCACTCTAACACAAAGCTGTAA